In Sphingobacteriaceae bacterium, one genomic interval encodes:
- a CDS encoding alpha-1,2-fucosyltransferase, protein MIIVRLQGGLGNQMFQYAFGKTLALKNNTVLKLDLTLLNSSNNADNAIKRDFELDIFNFKYELANENEIAFYNGYPNGNIFQRLLYKFQKFVHPRNLIIQEGNLFNPVYLETSDNACVVGRWQSEKYFEACRGEIINELTIKEELLTNSNYEREILNSNYAVSLHVRREDVVLDNQKKVKRVHLGYNTLSIEYYQKAINYFINENKNCKFFIFSEDLDWCKKNLDFITNAVFVETEKSKKGMAADLHLMSICKSYITSNSTFSWWGAYLGKHQDKKIIAPIEWVNSTFELSPRNIFPESWIKI, encoded by the coding sequence ATGATCATAGTAAGATTACAAGGAGGATTAGGGAATCAAATGTTTCAATATGCGTTTGGTAAAACACTTGCACTCAAAAACAACACTGTTTTAAAATTAGACCTTACCTTATTAAACTCTTCCAATAATGCTGACAATGCCATAAAAAGAGATTTTGAACTGGATATTTTCAATTTTAAATATGAATTAGCTAATGAAAATGAAATTGCTTTTTATAATGGGTATCCTAATGGTAATATTTTTCAAAGATTACTTTACAAATTTCAAAAATTCGTTCATCCCAGAAATTTGATTATTCAAGAGGGGAATCTTTTTAATCCAGTCTATTTAGAAACTTCAGATAATGCCTGTGTTGTTGGGCGTTGGCAAAGCGAAAAGTATTTTGAAGCATGTAGAGGAGAAATTATAAATGAATTGACTATAAAGGAAGAATTGCTTACTAATTCTAATTACGAACGGGAAATTTTAAATAGTAATTATGCGGTTTCTTTGCATGTTCGCAGGGAAGACGTTGTATTGGACAATCAAAAAAAGGTTAAGCGAGTGCATTTGGGTTATAATACACTGAGTATTGAATATTATCAAAAAGCGATTAATTATTTTATTAACGAAAATAAAAATTGTAAATTTTTTATTTTTTCAGAAGATTTAGATTGGTGTAAAAAGAATTTGGACTTCATTACTAATGCCGTTTTTGTTGAAACCGAAAAATCTAAAAAAGGAATGGCTGCTGATTTGCATTTAATGAGTATATGTAAAAGTTATATTACCTCAAACAGCACTTTTTCTTGGTGGGGGGCGTATTTAGGAAAGCACCAAGACAAAAAAATAATAGCTCCAATAGAATGGGTTAATTCTACTTTCGAATTGTCACCTCGAAATATATTCCCGGAAAGCTGGATTAAAATTTAA
- a CDS encoding S9 family peptidase, translated as MKKTALLIFLVLNASVFLAQQKLLTVKEAVLKGRTSLAPARLKNFQFIPGTQQYAYVENTSLSIYDNGSAKKVNEIKLNDINAALKGKSDSLSDFPNIAWIDATRFFFPNNKGEFFTYNIKSKQTGIKEFPFFSEENREESPDKKQVAFTRENNLFIGKEKEEIQITKDGSYNVVYGTSVHRDEFGIHKGTYWSPKSNFLAFYRMDQSDVTDYPIIDWTTYPAQNKNMKYPMAGNKSHYVTLGVYNLTTKTTIYLQTEGPKDQYLTNVSWSPDETKIYIAVLNREQNHFKLNEYNVSDGKYVKTLFEEKDDKYVEPQKPMFFLKNNSSQFIWHSRKDGYNHLYLYDRNGKELKQLTKGNWEVKEFNGFDEKGEWAFFHANEQSPVNQDFYSVNIKSGQVKRLTSGNGFHSCFLNENKTFIIDNFTSCNIPREYNVIQVKNASSKNIFKADNPVNEYQLGKWKMFTLKNKENVDLYSRMFWPVNFDSTKKYPVLVYLYNGPHSQQVTNTWMAGGELWYQYMAQKGFIVFTLDGRGTSYRGKAWEQAIHRQIGTCEMEDQLKGVEYLKSLPYVDANRIGVHGWSYGGFMTTSLMTRNPGVYKVGVAGGPVIDWSYYEIMYGERYMDTPQENKEGYEKNNLLNHVQNLKGKLLMIHGAQDNVVVWQHSILYQKKAVEKGVQLDYYVYPGHEHNVLGKDRVHLMEKVCNYFIDNL; from the coding sequence ATGAAAAAAACAGCATTATTAATATTTTTAGTATTAAACGCCTCCGTTTTTTTGGCACAACAGAAGTTATTGACAGTGAAAGAAGCGGTATTGAAAGGCAGAACAAGTTTAGCTCCGGCCCGATTAAAAAATTTTCAATTTATACCGGGCACTCAACAATATGCTTACGTTGAAAACACTTCACTTTCCATCTATGATAATGGTTCGGCCAAAAAAGTAAATGAAATTAAATTGAATGATATCAATGCTGCACTAAAAGGAAAGTCAGATTCATTAAGTGATTTTCCTAATATAGCTTGGATAGACGCAACCCGGTTTTTTTTCCCGAATAATAAAGGAGAATTTTTTACCTACAACATAAAATCAAAACAAACCGGCATTAAAGAGTTTCCGTTTTTTTCAGAAGAGAATAGGGAAGAATCACCGGATAAAAAACAAGTGGCTTTTACCAGAGAGAATAATTTGTTCATAGGGAAAGAAAAGGAAGAAATCCAAATCACAAAGGATGGTAGCTATAATGTAGTTTATGGAACTAGTGTGCACCGAGACGAGTTTGGCATTCACAAAGGAACCTATTGGTCGCCTAAAAGTAATTTTCTGGCTTTTTACCGAATGGATCAATCAGACGTAACAGATTATCCCATTATAGATTGGACCACTTACCCCGCTCAGAATAAAAACATGAAATACCCCATGGCCGGTAATAAAAGTCATTACGTAACCTTAGGTGTTTATAATCTTACCACTAAAACTACAATTTACCTGCAAACAGAAGGCCCTAAAGACCAGTATTTAACTAACGTTTCTTGGAGTCCCGATGAAACAAAAATATATATCGCTGTTTTAAATCGAGAACAAAATCATTTTAAATTAAATGAGTATAATGTGAGCGACGGCAAATATGTTAAAACCCTATTTGAAGAAAAGGATGATAAATACGTTGAGCCACAAAAACCTATGTTTTTTTTAAAGAATAATTCCTCACAATTTATATGGCATAGCCGGAAAGATGGGTACAACCACTTATATTTATACGACAGAAATGGAAAGGAGTTAAAACAACTTACCAAAGGAAACTGGGAAGTAAAAGAATTTAATGGTTTCGATGAGAAAGGTGAATGGGCCTTTTTTCACGCAAATGAACAATCGCCGGTGAATCAAGATTTTTACAGCGTAAATATTAAAAGCGGACAAGTAAAACGCCTTACCTCAGGAAACGGCTTTCATTCATGTTTTTTAAACGAAAACAAAACTTTTATAATTGACAACTTCACGTCGTGTAATATTCCACGCGAATACAATGTAATTCAGGTAAAAAACGCAAGCTCAAAAAATATTTTTAAGGCAGATAATCCGGTAAACGAGTATCAATTGGGCAAGTGGAAAATGTTTACCTTAAAGAATAAAGAAAACGTAGATTTATACAGTAGAATGTTTTGGCCGGTCAATTTTGACAGCACAAAAAAATATCCGGTTTTAGTGTATTTGTATAATGGTCCCCATTCACAACAGGTAACCAATACCTGGATGGCGGGAGGAGAATTATGGTATCAATACATGGCGCAAAAAGGATTTATAGTTTTTACTTTAGATGGAAGAGGAACTTCTTATAGAGGTAAAGCTTGGGAGCAGGCAATTCACCGACAAATTGGAACTTGCGAAATGGAAGACCAGTTAAAAGGAGTTGAATATCTCAAATCGTTACCCTATGTTGATGCAAACAGAATTGGCGTGCATGGCTGGAGTTATGGGGGGTTTATGACCACTTCGTTAATGACCCGTAATCCGGGAGTATATAAAGTAGGCGTGGCCGGCGGTCCGGTGATCGACTGGAGTTATTATGAAATCATGTATGGAGAACGTTATATGGATACGCCGCAGGAGAATAAAGAGGGCTATGAAAAAAATAATTTATTAAATCATGTTCAAAACCTGAAAGGTAAATTATTAATGATTCACGGTGCCCAAGATAATGTGGTAGTTTGGCAACACAGCATTTTATATCAGAAAAAGGCAGTTGAAAAGGGGGTACAACTTGATTATTATGTTTATCCCGGCCATGAGCATAATGTGCTTGGCAAGGACAGGGTACATTTAATGGAAAAAGTTTGCAATTATTTTATTGATAATTTGTAA
- a CDS encoding 4'-phosphopantetheinyl transferase superfamily protein encodes MVKIDKINEKLSLGILDLQQFIEEGKILTKREAEKKGVQFLLSKMLDNRLFELCYTPEKKPYLAGENIHISISHSHDKLVILTNNNESTGVDIELLRDKVINIQSKFLNEEELACCKNNIEMLTLFWSVKESVYKAYGRKMLDFIRHIRVKKPMPEKNQIEAALILPNYHKEYLLHYEKRENYILTYILNEI; translated from the coding sequence TTGGTTAAAATTGACAAAATAAATGAAAAATTAAGTTTAGGAATACTTGATTTGCAGCAATTTATAGAGGAGGGGAAAATATTAACGAAAAGGGAGGCTGAAAAAAAGGGGGTACAGTTTTTATTGAGTAAAATGCTTGATAATCGACTTTTTGAACTGTGTTATACGCCGGAGAAAAAACCGTATTTGGCAGGAGAAAATATTCATATTTCTATTTCACACTCACACGATAAGTTAGTTATTTTAACAAATAATAATGAAAGTACGGGCGTGGATATTGAATTACTGAGAGATAAAGTGATTAATATTCAATCCAAATTTTTAAATGAAGAAGAGTTGGCTTGCTGTAAAAATAACATTGAAATGTTAACCTTGTTTTGGTCAGTGAAAGAATCAGTTTATAAGGCTTATGGAAGAAAAATGCTTGACTTTATCAGACATATCCGTGTAAAAAAACCAATGCCTGAAAAAAATCAAATTGAGGCTGCTTTAATTTTACCCAATTACCACAAGGAATATTTGTTACATTACGAAAAGAGAGAAAATTATATCTTGACCTATATTTTGAATGAAATTTAA
- a CDS encoding D-alanine--D-alanine ligase, whose product MSKKLKVGIVFGGQSKEREISFAGGRTVYDNLNKSIFEATPIFIDSFGNFIELNWEFVYKGTIRDFYPPVDFLPGGSPFQLYAENLGALSQEQQNALISKIGKRLSIVELKQKIDFAFLCLHGPYGEDGRIQGLFEYVQIPYSGSGILASAIGIDKSVQKELMVNKGFNSPKYLTIAKKDWIEGKIKNIVELVKSKVGFPCVIKPANQGSSIGVSILNNPNELELMSAIEKALFTKWMDAKAWETLTSEQKINFIKTLSDIREGIGMPIQITFPKELNSPVLYDPNKLIEYLDAHLKAELLPTKENGFVLESLDGESTVLIEEFIDGKEFSCIVLENEEGKAIALPPTEIRKGKELFDYRSKYLPGLSRKITPIDLPDTQIEAIRMECEKLFGELHFDVYARIDGFLSKSGKIFLNDPNTTSGMMPSSFFFHQAAEIGLNPSQFLTFIIRTSLAKRFLQSKGNTHFQNLLSQLDALIFSDKNALSNKINVAVILGGYSSERHISVESGRNVFEKLASSEKYFPIPVFLTGNAEDHQMYQLPINLLLKDNADDIKEKVENFKIHPVIENIRKQCESITQKYAAANLISAPEKITYQNLKDKAQQVFIALHGRPGEDGAVQEKLEVIGLPYNGSDRESSSLTIDKYKTNEILKANGFLVAEHALVSKVMWEKNKTEVETLLNNTIKYPFIAKPVDDGCSSAVKKIKTFAEFEAFCKLIFRSDDLLDAAASELLHIKAKEEFPQKNVILVEELISKKDATHFLEITGGMLTRFNEKHQIEYEVFEASEALADGDVLSLEEKFLAGQGQNITPARYSKNSFERQKISDEVKKQLGAAAKVLGVTGYCRIDAFVRIFENCKTEVIFIEVNSLPGMTPATCIFHQAAINQYKPYEFIDKILGFGNARLIGVK is encoded by the coding sequence ATGAGCAAAAAACTTAAAGTAGGCATTGTATTTGGTGGGCAAAGTAAGGAACGTGAAATTTCATTTGCCGGTGGAAGAACTGTTTACGACAATCTCAATAAATCTATATTTGAGGCAACCCCTATTTTTATTGACAGCTTCGGAAATTTTATAGAATTAAACTGGGAGTTTGTTTATAAAGGTACTATTCGTGACTTTTACCCCCCGGTAGATTTTTTACCCGGCGGTTCGCCATTTCAACTTTATGCTGAAAATTTAGGTGCTCTGAGTCAAGAACAACAAAATGCACTCATTTCTAAAATCGGAAAAAGACTTTCTATAGTAGAATTAAAACAAAAAATTGACTTCGCATTTTTGTGTTTACACGGGCCTTACGGTGAAGACGGAAGAATACAAGGTTTGTTTGAATATGTACAAATACCCTACAGCGGCTCCGGAATATTAGCCTCTGCTATAGGAATTGATAAAAGTGTACAAAAAGAATTAATGGTAAACAAGGGATTTAATAGCCCTAAATATTTAACCATTGCTAAAAAAGATTGGATTGAAGGAAAAATAAAAAATATTGTAGAGCTGGTTAAAAGCAAAGTGGGTTTTCCATGTGTGATAAAACCGGCTAATCAGGGTTCCAGTATTGGGGTAAGTATTTTAAATAATCCCAATGAGCTAGAATTAATGAGCGCCATCGAAAAAGCTTTGTTCACTAAATGGATGGACGCCAAAGCGTGGGAAACATTAACATCTGAGCAGAAAATAAATTTTATTAAAACGCTGAGTGATATCAGAGAGGGAATTGGAATGCCCATTCAAATTACATTTCCAAAAGAATTAAATTCACCTGTACTGTATGATCCCAATAAATTAATAGAGTATTTAGATGCTCATCTAAAAGCTGAATTACTTCCCACAAAAGAAAATGGATTTGTGCTGGAAAGTTTAGACGGAGAAAGTACGGTGCTAATTGAAGAGTTTATAGATGGAAAAGAGTTTAGTTGTATTGTATTGGAAAATGAAGAGGGAAAGGCCATAGCACTACCACCAACAGAAATCAGAAAAGGAAAAGAATTATTTGATTACCGCAGTAAATACTTACCGGGATTATCCCGAAAAATAACTCCAATTGATTTACCGGATACGCAGATTGAAGCTATACGAATGGAGTGCGAAAAACTATTTGGTGAATTGCATTTTGATGTATATGCCCGAATTGATGGATTTCTAAGTAAATCGGGTAAAATATTTTTAAATGATCCAAACACCACCAGCGGAATGATGCCGTCCTCTTTCTTTTTTCATCAGGCTGCCGAAATAGGATTAAATCCTTCACAGTTTTTAACCTTCATTATTCGAACTTCTTTAGCTAAAAGATTTTTACAGTCTAAAGGTAATACGCACTTTCAGAATCTGTTATCACAGCTGGATGCTTTAATTTTTAGTGATAAAAACGCCTTATCTAATAAAATTAATGTTGCGGTAATTTTAGGTGGTTATTCATCTGAACGACATATTTCTGTTGAAAGCGGAAGAAATGTATTTGAGAAATTAGCTTCTTCCGAAAAATATTTTCCAATCCCGGTTTTTCTTACGGGAAATGCGGAAGACCATCAAATGTATCAGCTCCCTATCAATTTATTATTAAAAGACAACGCAGATGACATAAAAGAAAAAGTAGAAAACTTCAAAATTCATCCTGTGATAGAAAATATCCGAAAGCAATGTGAATCCATTACTCAAAAATATGCGGCCGCTAATTTAATATCAGCACCTGAAAAAATAACCTATCAAAACCTAAAAGATAAAGCTCAACAAGTATTTATTGCCCTACATGGCAGGCCGGGAGAAGACGGAGCCGTGCAGGAAAAGCTTGAAGTAATTGGCCTGCCTTACAACGGATCTGACAGGGAAAGTTCATCATTAACCATTGATAAATATAAAACAAACGAAATTTTAAAAGCAAATGGATTTTTGGTCGCCGAACACGCCCTGGTAAGTAAAGTAATGTGGGAGAAAAATAAAACAGAAGTAGAAACTCTTTTAAATAACACCATTAAATATCCTTTTATCGCCAAACCTGTTGATGATGGGTGTAGTAGCGCGGTGAAAAAAATTAAAACCTTTGCTGAGTTTGAGGCATTTTGTAAACTTATATTTCGAAGTGATGATTTGTTGGATGCGGCAGCTTCTGAGCTCCTACACATAAAAGCAAAAGAAGAATTCCCTCAAAAAAATGTAATACTGGTTGAAGAATTAATTAGCAAAAAAGACGCCACACACTTTTTAGAAATTACCGGCGGAATGCTAACGAGATTTAACGAGAAACATCAAATTGAATATGAAGTTTTTGAAGCTTCAGAAGCATTGGCTGACGGAGATGTTTTAAGTTTGGAAGAAAAGTTTTTAGCCGGACAAGGACAAAATATTACTCCGGCACGTTATTCAAAAAACTCTTTTGAGCGTCAGAAAATCAGTGATGAAGTTAAAAAACAACTTGGTGCTGCCGCAAAAGTACTTGGTGTAACGGGTTATTGCAGAATTGATGCTTTTGTAAGAATTTTTGAAAACTGCAAAACAGAAGTAATTTTTATTGAAGTAAATTCTTTACCCGGCATGACGCCTGCAACCTGCATCTTTCATCAGGCAGCAATCAACCAATACAAACCTTACGAATTTATAGATAAAATTTTAGGATTTGGTAACGCCCGATTAATTGGTGTAAAGTAA
- a CDS encoding phosphoglycerol geranylgeranyltransferase: protein MKFKKFITQLNFKKAQLAVLIDPDKFNPQLIKMAELNSASCFLVGGSKLKSDNFKSTIQKIKKITKLPVIIFPGDEKQLCKEADGIFILSLISGRNPEYLINKHIKAAPYILKYKLPSIPVAYVMIDGGNKSTTSKVTKTNPLKNNQINLIKNTCIAGELLGFKAIYLEAGSGAKNTIKAQTIKKIKKNINIPLIVGGGISSFNSAKQIIKAGANLVVVGNALEKNSNLIIEIGKAFN from the coding sequence ATGAAATTTAAAAAATTCATAACGCAATTAAATTTTAAAAAAGCACAGTTGGCCGTGTTAATTGATCCGGATAAATTTAATCCGCAATTAATCAAAATGGCTGAACTAAACAGCGCCTCTTGCTTTTTGGTGGGAGGAAGTAAACTGAAGTCAGATAATTTTAAATCTACTATTCAAAAAATTAAAAAAATAACAAAGTTGCCGGTTATTATTTTTCCCGGCGACGAAAAGCAATTATGTAAAGAAGCCGACGGAATTTTTATTTTAAGTTTAATTTCAGGCAGAAATCCGGAGTACTTAATAAATAAGCATATTAAAGCTGCACCTTATATTTTAAAATATAAATTACCTTCTATTCCGGTAGCGTATGTGATGATTGATGGGGGCAACAAAAGCACCACGTCTAAAGTGACGAAAACAAATCCTTTAAAAAACAATCAAATAAATTTAATAAAAAACACCTGTATTGCGGGAGAGCTATTAGGTTTTAAGGCTATATATTTGGAAGCCGGAAGCGGCGCGAAAAACACAATTAAAGCCCAAACAATAAAAAAAATTAAAAAAAATATAAATATTCCTTTAATTGTAGGCGGAGGCATCAGCTCATTCAACTCTGCAAAGCAAATAATAAAAGCCGGCGCCAATTTGGTGGTGGTGGGTAACGCACTTGAAAAAAATAGTAATTTAATAATTGAAATAGGTAAAGCATTTAATTAA